The proteins below come from a single Tsuneonella deserti genomic window:
- a CDS encoding ribonuclease D, with translation MTVHFHEEDLPAGVTFADGPIAIDTETMGLVTHRDRLCVVQLSDGHGDEHLVRFNPGSAYDAPNLKALVGDPDRLKLYHYARFDLAAMYFYLGVMAAPVFCTKIASKLTRTYTDRHGLKNLVSELLAADLSKQQQLSDWGGPELNEAQREYAASDVRYLHRLREVLTGRLEREQRMDIAQACFDFLPTRARLDLAGWADRDIFSHD, from the coding sequence ATGACCGTTCATTTCCACGAAGAAGACCTGCCGGCCGGCGTGACGTTCGCCGACGGGCCGATCGCCATCGACACCGAGACGATGGGCCTCGTCACCCACCGCGACCGCCTGTGCGTCGTGCAGCTTTCCGATGGTCACGGCGACGAGCACCTCGTCCGCTTCAACCCGGGCAGCGCGTACGACGCACCGAACCTGAAAGCGCTGGTGGGCGATCCCGATCGCCTCAAGCTCTACCACTACGCCCGCTTCGATCTCGCCGCGATGTACTTCTATCTCGGCGTGATGGCCGCGCCAGTGTTCTGTACCAAGATCGCCAGCAAGCTGACCCGCACCTACACCGACCGCCACGGGCTCAAGAACCTCGTGTCCGAATTGCTCGCCGCCGACCTGTCGAAGCAGCAGCAGCTCAGCGACTGGGGCGGACCGGAACTCAACGAGGCGCAGCGCGAATATGCCGCTTCGGACGTGCGCTATCTGCACCGGCTTCGGGAAGTCCTGACAGGGCGGCTGGAACGCGAGCAGCGGATGGACATCGCCCAGGCCTGCTTCGATTTCCTGCCCACCCGCGCCCGGCTCGACCTTGCCGGGTGGGCCGATCGCGACATATTCAGCCACGATTGA
- the ung gene encoding uracil-DNA glycosylase, whose translation MDSEAIPQSWRAVLEPVLSAPEARRLAGWLSAEEAAGKPVYPAREDWLKAIELTPLEAVRVVILGQDPYHGPGQAMGLCFAVPEGVAVPPSLANIYKELASDLGIVPPAHGDLSHWARQGVLLLNTSLTVEGGRAGSHSGQGWEAITDACVAAVAERAEPSVFILWGAHAQAKAKRIPALQGNTRHLVIRSPHPSPLSAYRGFFGSRPFSRANAFLESHGRGTIDWRVDH comes from the coding sequence ATGGACAGCGAGGCGATCCCCCAGAGCTGGCGCGCGGTGCTTGAGCCGGTGCTCTCCGCGCCCGAGGCGCGGCGGCTCGCCGGCTGGCTTTCGGCCGAGGAAGCCGCGGGCAAGCCGGTCTATCCAGCGCGCGAAGACTGGCTGAAGGCCATCGAACTGACTCCGCTCGAAGCCGTGCGGGTCGTCATCCTCGGGCAGGATCCCTACCATGGACCGGGCCAGGCGATGGGCCTGTGTTTCGCGGTGCCCGAAGGGGTCGCCGTGCCGCCCAGCCTGGCGAACATCTACAAGGAGCTGGCAAGCGATCTGGGGATCGTGCCGCCGGCACACGGCGACCTGTCGCACTGGGCACGGCAGGGCGTGTTGCTGCTCAACACGAGCCTGACTGTCGAAGGCGGCCGCGCGGGCAGTCACTCGGGCCAAGGGTGGGAGGCGATCACCGACGCCTGTGTCGCAGCGGTGGCGGAGCGCGCGGAGCCGAGCGTGTTCATCCTGTGGGGCGCCCATGCGCAAGCCAAGGCGAAGCGCATTCCCGCGCTGCAAGGCAATACCCGGCACCTCGTGATCCGCAGTCCCCATCCGAGCCCGCTGTCGGCCTATCGCGGTTTCTTCGGATCCCGGCCCTTCAGCCGGGCGAACGCGTTTCTCGAAAGCCACGGACGGGGCACGATCGACTGGCGCGTGGACCACTGA
- a CDS encoding acid phosphatase — translation MNRIFACSLVLLVAGCTAAAPESAGAPVAVATPSARAAFDMGPAYFPGPLPAGETLVGAPPAAGSEAMKRDEALSAAGLALHGTERFRLSAADANLGPGGVNGAFSCTAGVAISDAATPAIMHLLRRATADFGTSTSGVKARYNRARPFTVNDKPTCDPASEEALRHNGSYPSGHSAIGYGAGLLLAAVFPDKAAALTRRGIEFGESRRVCNVHWESDVEAGRVFAAATFARLQSDPAFREDLARAQAEAKGSLPAPTSCAAEAAALAQG, via the coding sequence ATGAACCGCATCTTCGCATGCTCGCTCGTACTGCTAGTGGCCGGCTGCACGGCCGCCGCCCCCGAGAGCGCCGGCGCGCCGGTCGCCGTGGCCACGCCCTCTGCGCGGGCAGCATTCGACATGGGGCCCGCGTACTTCCCCGGCCCTTTGCCAGCCGGCGAGACGCTGGTCGGCGCGCCGCCGGCTGCCGGCAGCGAGGCGATGAAGCGCGACGAGGCGCTGAGCGCGGCGGGCCTGGCGCTCCACGGGACGGAGCGTTTCCGGCTCTCGGCCGCCGACGCCAACCTCGGCCCTGGCGGGGTCAACGGCGCGTTCTCGTGCACCGCGGGGGTGGCGATATCGGATGCCGCGACACCTGCGATCATGCACCTGCTCCGCCGGGCGACGGCCGATTTCGGCACCTCCACCAGCGGCGTGAAGGCGCGTTACAACCGCGCGCGGCCGTTCACGGTCAACGACAAGCCGACCTGCGACCCGGCTTCGGAAGAAGCGCTGCGGCACAATGGCTCCTACCCTTCGGGTCACAGCGCGATCGGCTACGGCGCGGGGCTGCTGCTCGCCGCGGTGTTCCCCGACAAGGCGGCGGCGCTGACCCGTCGCGGCATCGAGTTCGGCGAGAGCCGCCGGGTGTGCAACGTCCACTGGGAAAGCGATGTCGAAGCGGGCAGGGTGTTCGCCGCCGCGACGTTCGCCCGGCTCCAGTCCGACCCCGCGTTCCGCGAGGATCTCGCCAGGGCCCAGGCGGAAGCGAAAGGCTCGTTGCCCGCGCCGACTTCGTGCGCGGCCGAAGCCGCTGCGCTCGCGCAGGGCTGA
- a CDS encoding LptA/OstA family protein — protein MTRLTTSRHLATALRWGLAGFTVTAAAMAGIQAGAQAIAGHNSNAPVNYAADRIELQDRQNRVVLSGNVDISQAGLRIQAARTQVNYTDAGSLKIQRILATGGVTVSRGDERAAGEVAVYDFNRRVITMAGNVRLRRGSDTLNGGRLVIDLKSGVSSVDGSANGSSSVTGAVRNTGSGRVSGSFSVPQN, from the coding sequence ATGACCCGTTTGACGACCTCTCGCCACCTCGCCACCGCGCTGCGGTGGGGCCTTGCCGGCTTTACGGTCACTGCCGCCGCGATGGCCGGCATCCAGGCGGGCGCGCAGGCGATTGCCGGCCACAATTCCAATGCCCCGGTAAATTACGCGGCAGATCGCATAGAACTGCAGGACAGGCAGAACCGCGTCGTGCTTTCCGGGAACGTCGATATCAGCCAGGCGGGCTTGCGCATCCAGGCCGCGCGCACGCAGGTCAATTATACCGACGCCGGCAGCCTGAAGATCCAGCGCATTCTGGCGACGGGCGGCGTTACCGTTTCGCGCGGTGACGAACGTGCCGCGGGCGAAGTGGCGGTTTACGATTTCAATCGCCGCGTGATCACCATGGCGGGCAACGTACGCCTGCGCCGTGGGAGCGATACGCTCAACGGAGGGCGTCTGGTGATCGACCTGAAGAGCGGGGTCTCAAGCGTGGATGGCAGCGCCAACGGTTCGTCTTCGGTCACGGGAGCGGTGCGCAACACCGGCAGCGGACGGGTCAGCGGATCGTTCTCCGTGCCCCAGAACTAG
- the lptC gene encoding LPS export ABC transporter periplasmic protein LptC, with amino-acid sequence MVIQRRIETQEAKELRNARRHFAAPGGRHDRVISFLAKALPMAIGVIAALMVVTPLSPRGEISFLLDRTKVAVIDERLRVDNAMYRGADAQGRPFSLTAGEAVQRSGREGIVRLTDVVARILLRDGPASVQASAGQYDIRSEVVSVPDGVVVTAADGYRMVANGVSVDLLNKRLEGSGGVSGAIPAGTFSANRLSADLQARTVALAGNARLHMIPGKLRMP; translated from the coding sequence ATGGTAATCCAGCGCCGCATCGAGACCCAGGAGGCCAAGGAGCTGCGCAATGCGCGCCGTCACTTCGCCGCGCCCGGGGGGCGGCATGACCGCGTCATCTCCTTCCTCGCCAAGGCCTTGCCGATGGCCATCGGAGTGATCGCCGCGCTGATGGTGGTGACGCCGCTCAGTCCGCGCGGAGAGATCAGCTTCCTGCTCGACCGGACGAAAGTCGCGGTGATCGACGAGCGCCTGCGGGTGGACAACGCGATGTACCGCGGCGCCGACGCCCAAGGGCGGCCGTTTTCCCTTACCGCAGGCGAAGCGGTGCAGAGGTCCGGCCGGGAGGGCATCGTTCGCCTGACCGACGTGGTCGCCCGCATCCTGCTGCGGGACGGACCGGCCAGCGTCCAGGCGAGCGCCGGGCAGTACGATATCCGCAGCGAAGTGGTCAGCGTGCCCGATGGCGTCGTGGTCACCGCAGCCGATGGGTATCGCATGGTTGCCAACGGGGTCAGCGTCGACTTGCTCAACAAGCGGCTCGAAGGAAGCGGCGGGGTGTCCGGGGCGATCCCTGCGGGCACCTTTTCCGCCAACCGCCTGAGCGCCGACCTCCAGGCGCGCACGGTGGCCCTGGCCGGCAACGCGCGCCTGCATATGATCCCCGGCAAGCTGAGGATGCCCTGA
- a CDS encoding exopolysaccharide biosynthesis polyprenyl glycosylphosphotransferase yields the protein MNAPLAPGLRRALTITPLAPSLERTRLRAYLAFLLLDVALILAAFSLAGWLYLNFKPVKYGLLQAQLLMPLYLTLALYQRAYSIQSLQDWRFAAKSALGALALAGGLLIFVTFYTKSTADFSRVVFTGGFFASGLLIAASRAVVIRKFARSWGPAVNNLLHIDAGGPQVAIGHAIRLDAAEHGLAPDVDDPEALDRVGRYLVNMDRVIVSCEEEARGAWAYILRASGVRGELVTDQLKHLSPIGLSVQDGWSALIVSTGPLGLRQRVLKRGFDVALSLAGLVALAPLMLLVALLIKLEDGGPVFFVQRRLGRGNRFFGMYKFRSMRVHDTDADGKRSASRDDDRVTRIGRFIRRTSIDELPQLANVLRGEMSMVGPRPHAIGSYAGDKLFWQVNDDYWHRHSLKPGVTGLAQIRGYRGATAQEEDLENRLRADLEYIRTWSPWRDALIVLKTLGVMVHRQAF from the coding sequence ATGAATGCGCCTCTAGCTCCTGGGCTGCGCAGAGCCCTCACCATTACGCCGCTGGCTCCCTCGCTCGAGCGGACACGATTGCGCGCCTACTTGGCATTCCTGCTACTCGATGTGGCCCTGATCCTGGCGGCGTTCAGCCTAGCTGGTTGGCTCTATCTCAACTTCAAGCCGGTGAAGTACGGACTGTTGCAGGCACAGCTTCTGATGCCGCTTTATCTCACCTTGGCATTGTATCAGCGGGCCTATTCCATTCAGTCGCTGCAGGACTGGCGATTTGCGGCCAAGAGCGCGCTTGGGGCGCTCGCGCTGGCAGGCGGCCTGCTCATCTTCGTCACGTTTTATACCAAGAGCACCGCCGACTTTTCGCGTGTGGTCTTCACCGGCGGGTTTTTCGCGAGTGGCCTGCTTATCGCCGCAAGCCGGGCGGTCGTCATCCGCAAGTTCGCCCGCTCGTGGGGTCCGGCGGTCAACAACTTGCTGCACATCGACGCCGGAGGCCCGCAAGTTGCCATCGGTCACGCCATTCGGCTCGACGCCGCCGAGCATGGGCTGGCGCCCGACGTAGACGACCCCGAGGCCCTTGATCGGGTCGGGCGATATCTCGTCAACATGGACCGCGTGATCGTGAGCTGCGAGGAGGAAGCCCGCGGAGCATGGGCCTATATCCTGCGCGCGTCGGGCGTCCGCGGCGAGCTGGTGACTGATCAGCTGAAACACCTTTCGCCCATTGGGCTGTCGGTTCAGGACGGCTGGAGCGCGCTGATCGTTTCTACCGGGCCTTTGGGCTTGCGCCAGCGGGTCCTGAAGCGCGGTTTCGACGTGGCGCTGTCGCTGGCGGGACTTGTCGCCCTGGCGCCCCTCATGCTGCTCGTGGCGCTGCTCATCAAGCTGGAGGACGGAGGACCCGTGTTCTTCGTCCAGCGCCGCCTCGGCCGGGGGAACCGCTTTTTCGGAATGTACAAGTTCCGCTCGATGAGAGTTCACGACACCGACGCGGACGGAAAGCGGTCCGCTTCACGAGATGACGACCGGGTCACGCGCATCGGCCGCTTCATCCGCCGGACCAGCATCGACGAGCTGCCCCAGTTGGCGAACGTGCTGCGCGGTGAGATGAGCATGGTTGGCCCCCGTCCCCACGCGATCGGCTCCTACGCCGGCGACAAGCTGTTCTGGCAGGTCAACGACGACTACTGGCACCGTCATTCCCTGAAACCGGGCGTCACCGGACTGGCGCAGATCCGCGGCTACCGCGGTGCGACCGCGCAGGAGGAGGATCTCGAAAACCGGCTTCGGGCCGATCTTGAATACATTCGCACCTGGAGCCCGTGGCGCGACGCGCTGATCGTGCTCAAGACCCTCGGCGTGATGGTCCACCGGCAGGCGTTCTAG
- the lptE gene encoding LPS assembly lipoprotein LptE → MIRLLAPLALGLGLAGCGLQPMYGGGGNGAVARGLGSVEVPAIEGQSGWLVRNALIDLLGAADGGAARYRLDVRLDDRLEGLGVLSDDTIGRERRTLRARYQLVDLADGEILVDATAGSDAGIDVVSSEYATIAAEQTALENLAREVASQITTRLALTLRAAK, encoded by the coding sequence ATGATTCGCCTTCTTGCGCCTCTTGCCCTCGGTCTGGGGCTCGCGGGATGCGGGCTGCAGCCGATGTACGGCGGCGGGGGCAACGGTGCCGTGGCGCGGGGGCTTGGCTCGGTCGAGGTGCCCGCGATCGAGGGGCAATCGGGCTGGCTGGTGCGCAACGCCCTGATCGATCTCCTCGGTGCAGCCGATGGCGGGGCAGCCCGGTACAGGCTGGATGTCCGGCTCGACGACCGGCTCGAGGGCTTGGGCGTTCTCTCCGACGATACGATCGGCCGTGAGCGGCGCACGCTGCGCGCCCGCTACCAATTGGTCGATCTTGCCGATGGCGAAATCCTCGTCGATGCCACCGCGGGATCCGATGCCGGCATCGACGTCGTTTCCAGCGAATATGCGACCATCGCTGCCGAACAGACGGCGCTGGAGAATCTGGCGCGAGAAGTGGCGTCGCAGATAACCACGCGGCTTGCGCTGACGCTGCGCGCGGCCAAGTAA
- a CDS encoding DNA polymerase III subunit delta, which translates to MKATQKDFQAVAPRAVRQACVFFFCGSDEAGAAAAAQRTVAMLDDPGERIDLVGADLRRDPVLLADEARSISLFAGARHIFVRASGDEAFDALANHLALIDAGEGAACPVVVVATSATDKSRTAKLLEKRSDALVGIFWPPDLAQVRDAVRTMGDELGLKLSGDMAERIARAAGLDSRLAQSEVLKLATYLDASPSAPVAGDAEAFAAVGARTEDDGFMPVVNAVLGGKSARLSDELRRMRELSLNPVGLLLAFERRVAQLAQLNARLGPRENPATLVSNEARARRIFWKDEKDLAAQLALWRGARMERLVARLIDLHRELLGNSSAGETLIAQALTRLTRAASR; encoded by the coding sequence ATGAAAGCGACCCAGAAGGATTTCCAGGCGGTCGCCCCGCGCGCGGTTCGCCAGGCGTGCGTGTTCTTCTTTTGCGGGTCGGACGAAGCCGGGGCAGCCGCTGCCGCCCAGCGAACCGTCGCCATGCTGGACGATCCGGGCGAACGGATCGATCTCGTAGGCGCTGATCTCCGACGTGATCCAGTGCTTCTCGCCGACGAGGCGCGCTCGATTTCTCTCTTTGCGGGCGCGCGCCACATCTTCGTGCGTGCAAGCGGGGACGAGGCATTCGATGCGCTCGCCAACCATCTTGCCTTGATTGACGCCGGCGAAGGCGCCGCCTGCCCGGTCGTGGTCGTCGCCACGTCCGCCACCGATAAATCGCGCACTGCCAAACTGCTGGAAAAGCGCTCCGACGCGCTGGTAGGCATATTCTGGCCGCCCGACCTTGCGCAAGTGCGCGACGCAGTCCGCACCATGGGCGACGAGTTGGGTCTCAAGCTGTCCGGCGACATGGCGGAGCGCATCGCGAGGGCCGCCGGCCTCGACAGCAGGCTCGCCCAGTCCGAGGTGCTCAAGCTGGCTACGTACCTTGATGCTAGCCCGTCAGCTCCCGTCGCGGGGGATGCCGAAGCGTTCGCCGCTGTCGGGGCGAGGACCGAGGATGACGGGTTCATGCCGGTCGTCAACGCGGTGCTCGGCGGCAAGAGCGCGCGACTTTCGGACGAGCTTCGCCGGATGCGCGAATTGTCGCTGAACCCCGTGGGCCTGTTGCTGGCCTTTGAGCGGCGGGTAGCCCAGCTTGCCCAGCTCAACGCGCGGTTGGGACCACGCGAAAACCCTGCGACTCTTGTCAGCAACGAAGCCCGCGCCCGGCGTATCTTCTGGAAGGACGAAAAGGATCTCGCCGCGCAGCTGGCTCTGTGGCGCGGTGCGCGGATGGAGAGGCTTGTCGCGCGCTTGATAGACCTCCACCGCGAGCTGCTCGGCAACAGCAGCGCGGGCGAGACATTGATTGCCCAGGCGCTGACCCGCCTGACCCGTGCGGCCAGCCGCTGA